The genomic segment TAGCCAAAAAACCTGTTGAAATAATACGTAAATTTAGTTACAAGGTTAATGTTAAAAATTCAATTGCATTTTCTaatcttttagaaatgaaaattacagaggtgcctgggtggctcagtgggttaaagcctctaccttctgctcaggtcaggatcccagggtcctgggatcgagccccgcattgggctctctgatcggcagggagcctgcttcatcctctctctctgcctgcctctctgcttacttgtgatctttgtcaaataaataaaagtctttagaaaagaaaattacagaaactttaaaataccATTATAAGCATCTCTGGACATGAACTCTTCAGgaaatgtattttacaaaatatatgaaagttcTGTCTTCTGAAAATTGCAAAGCTTTGCTGAGGGACTCTAAGTGTACCGTAAGAAATGGGAAGATCATGTTAATAGTATGGAAGACTCAGTAATGTTTAGATGTCAGTTTTCAGTTGAtctagattcaaattaaaattctagTAAGTTTCTCCCCCCAGAAACTGACAAACGAATTACAAATTTTTATGGAAAGGCAGAGTATGGCtttaacaattttgaaaaagataaaattggagGGCTTATTACCTGACTTGAAAACTTCTGGAAAACTAGTCAAATCCAGAAACAGATACATGGTTATATAGTAAGTTTTTCACGAAGGTGCCAGAGCAGTTAAGTGGGGGAAGGAATAATCTTTCCACGAAATGGTACCAGAACAACTGCatacccacattaaaaaaaattgatctgAGTTTTTATACCATATGGAAAAATTAACTTCAAATCCATTTTAGACCTAAACAGACTCTCATGTTCTCAAATGTGTTtaagagggctgcctgggtggctcagtaagtgtcaactctttattttgactcaggtcataatctcaaggtcatgaggtcaagccctgttTTGGCTCAGTGCTAGATGTAGAGCCTGTTTAAGATCGttacctctcttcctctccctgccaccacTCCCCtacttctctctttaaaaaaaaaaaaaaaaattttaatgtaagaaATTGTAGAAAGTTTTGACAATTTTgggaaagaaaaggtaaagaCTTTTTAGGATGCAGAAAAGTTAAGccataaactttatattttttgtaaattttttagaagattttatttatttatttgatacagagagagagagagcacaagcagggggagcagcaggcagagggggagagagagaagcaggctcctggctgagcatgacctgagccgaaggcatctgcctaaccaactgagctacccagacgttCCCATGaaccataaacttaaaaaaatttgttgataaattggacttcaccaaaattaaacaCTTACTTTTGAAAGATCgttaagaaaaagaaggcaagctcacagaatgggagataaTACTTGTAatacatctgaaaaagaaattataaagatcaatgacaaccaaaaaatttttaaattggctAAATTCTTAAAAGACCTTAAAGAAATGGCTAATGAGCACATACAGAGAAACTTAAAATTGTCATCTTGGAAATTCAgattaaaaccataataagaCACACACCCATTAGAGTGAGTATCATTTAAAATTCTGGaactaggatgcctgggtggctcagttgctaaggcatctgcctttggctcagggtgtaatcctgtggtcctgggatcccgccccacatcaggttctctgcttagtgaggaatctgcttctccccaccccccatctagTCTCTCTGTtcgtcaaatgaataaataaaatcttaaaaaataaagctgtggCATTCCCAAGGGCTGTTGAGGTTATAGAGTAACTATAATTCTCAAATATTCTAGCATATTTTGTAGTGGTGTAACCCATTTTGGTAAACAGTTTGGCTGTTACTTGAGGAGTTAGATATAGACATACTTCAGTACTCAGCTATTCAAATCCTagttataaaagagaaatgaggggcgcctgggtggctcagtggattaagccgctgccttcggctcaggtcatgatctcagtgtcctgggatcgagtcccgcatcgggctatctgctcagcagggagcctgcttccccctctgtctctgcctgcctctctgcctacttgtgatctctctctgtcaaataaaataaataaaatctttaaaataaaaaacaaaaagagagaaataaaaacatctgcTCGTATGACAGGTACAAGAATACTCATGCCACTTTTCTTCACAGTGGCGCCTAACTGGAATAGCCCAAATAACTATCAACGGGTGAATGGATAGGCAAAATGGGGTATTTCCATGTTACAGAATAGTCAGCTATGCAAAGGAATTTACCTTTGATAgtcacaacaacatggataaatctgaAATCTTGCTAAGTCAAAGAAACCAAGTACAAAAGCATATATTCATGTGTGAAGGGATGGATGGCATGAGGAATCTTTTTGgaggtgatagaaatgttttatGTCTTGATTGTAGTGATTGTTGCTTGGGTGTATACAGCTATTAAAACTCATCAAAAATTGACTTTAAATggattaatttttatgtaaattaaacttttattaataGTTTACAAAAAGTATGCTGAACAAAAGGCAACAGACACAGTGTAAACTATATGAATCCATTAATGTGAAATTTTGGAGTTGATGGTTTTGATCTATATTGACAAAGCTTAGCACTCCTTGCCTCGGGTTGGCCAATGGAGATTGAGAGGGAACAGGTGTAACAGAATCCTTTGGGTGATGGATACACTCTAAATTTTGGTTGTAGTGGTTTTTACATAGATATGTAAACTTGTcagaattcatcaaaatttacACTTATGTCAGGAATATTCtgctgtatgtaaattataacttaaggtaatttttaaaaatgtattatgtaaAAGTTGATGTAGAGGCACACAAACTGGAGTGATCAACACTGCCTAAGGATAGATGGAAAAATAGGGAAATCAATTATCTTATATTGAAAGAATCAATACCAATTCAATAGAAAGTGGGTACATATGTCTGCACTGGAGATTGGAATAGACAGTACCCCAGATACAGATAAAATCCGGAATGGTACTGTGAATAGGCATGTGCTTGTGCTTTTCGtcaaaatattgaataaattataaaatcttcgCTCCTACCTGGCACCATTGTTGATGCCAGTATAGCATGGCCGGGATTAAAACACATATCAGTTTGACTGCAAAGCTTGCTGTTTTAATTAAACCACATGGTGTAAACTGTTGGTATGTCTCTCATTTAAGGATTTGTAGGAAATGAGAGGAAAGGTGGTCCAGGACTAGAACACTGTCGCATCCTGTGGAGTTTGACCTGTATTCTGGATTCTTTAGAAAGAACTTAATTTCCAGTGCTTTTAAACTAGATACTAAaacatgatagaaaaaaaaaataagttaacttGGTACCctgaatgtatatttatatttgtattataaaatatttataagatacatatttaatataccttgatattttcttaaatatttatatattagcattttattataatagagttactatatattttatattaaatatactttagtcttaattatatttatataaatggtaattaaaaactttttaaatttggtaTTCTTAAAAGCATCCCTTATTACTTATGGAAAGCCTTTGATCTTTCGACCATACAGCTTTACTCATTGTTCAGATCCAGCTTTGTCTCAAGGCAGAAAGTAATATTGCTCTGTCTCCTAGTTTTAATGCCTCATACAggtatctgatttttaaaattttatttatgtatttgagggagcatgagcagagagagggggagagggagaagcagactccctcttgaacaggaagtctgatgtggggcttgaccctagaatcaccacctgagccacagacacttagccaactgagccagccaggcatccctgtaaatggtaattaataaagatttttcaCTAATCCTCTGTCTCATCTATAAGCATTAAGCAATTCCTCCCTACCCAGAATTTTTGGCCTAAAGGTTGTTCTAAGACCCACACCCCTTGACAGAGTTACCAGACTCTATGTCTAATATATTGGCACTCAAAAATGTAacccccaggggcacctgggtggctcagtggtttaagcctctgccttcagcttgggccatgatctcggtgtcctaggatcgagtgcCATGTCGGGTTCTCTGGTCGGCGGGAAacctggttccctctctctctgcctgcctcttctgcctacttgtgatctctctctctgtcaaataaataaacaaaatctttaaaaaaaaaaaaaagtaacccccAGACTGGTAGCCTCAGTATCATCTGGGACCTTGTTACCAATACAGATTCCTGGTCCATACCTCAGATATCTACTGAAACTAGGGGGAGGGGCTCTGCAGTCTTCATTGAAACAACCTTCCCAGGTGATTATACTTAAGTTTAAGAACCCCAAGTTCAGAAGAACTTGAAACCACTCATGGATGGAACACACTGAACTCCAAAGTTATAgtctctctgggactcagttttgGCATCCACAGAGTGAGATTCAAACTAGATGATTCTatctagattattattattttttaaacaagaagttTATTTAAACAACAAGATGCTTGACTTGAAGGGAAAAGTATCTaggattcatttcttttagagTAATTTATCTCTACTTAAAGACAGATTGCTGTACATGTAACACTACAtacaaaaaagttataaaattgtCCTTGGTTTTAcaatgataaatgaaaaacattaaaattctccAATTGAACAAGGTATGCAAGGATTTTTATGTTGTTCGTTTTTTTGTTAAACAGTGAGAGCAAAATAACTTATTGGAATATAAAGGTTAAGAGCTGACTGAGAATGCCACTAATGGAGAGAGGGGGTATTTTCACAGAAGTAGTATTTTCCCCCATCCCATCTCCATTTGTTGTCGATCAAAACATACCACTGgccatttagttaaaaaaaaatgcaatatgcTTGTGCACATACACAGTTACTTTATGTACAATAAAggaatggggaaggggaaaatgaaagaatagagaAAACTATACTGTAGTAGTCGGGATGTGGTGGAACCAAATTGCGGCTTTCTAGTTGAGAGTGTCTGCTTGGTCTGGAGGAACAGAGTTCTGGAGTAAAGTAGCAGGTTCCCTTTTTAGTAGATGACACCTGTCTGCTGCTGGAACACATCAATTGTATCTTCATTCTCCATTTCCGCCTGTGTAGGTGTGTCTGTTTCATTAATTGGCTGCCCATCAAATTGGAATTTGATCTGCCTCATTGACAAACCCTGTCGTTCACAGTAGGCTTTCATTAGTTTACTAAGTGATGTGTGCCTCTTAATCTTCAACTGCACCACAGAACCATCCCACCCCGCCACTTTCAAATTAATATGATCGTTGTTCTCAGTCTTGACTCCTTCCTTGGGCTTTTTGTCGGCCATGGCAAGCACTAGAGTATCCTCAGCTGCCACTTCACAAAAGAGGTGCTAGGTCCACACCGAATGAGCATACCtctatctagatttttttttaagatgttatttatttatttgacagaaatcacaagtaggcagagaggcaggcagagatagaggaagggaagcaggctcccttctgagcagagagcctgatgtggggctctatcccaggatcctggaatcatgacccaagccaaaggcagaggctttaacccactgagccagccaggtgccccctctgtcTAGATTTTTTAATCTAGCATATTAACGAGTCAGGGTTAGTTACTGAGTTGGCCCACTGATTTGTCTTTGCATAGCTAAAAGCACTTCAAACACATTGGCTGACTTTTTATACTTGCTGAAAGAAATGAGCAAGGATCTAGAAGGCAGCCTCAGCTCTTTTCTCCCCTTCGTAGCCAGGCACCTCGTTTTGCCAATTATCATCCCACTGCATCTAAAATGTGCTCTTCCACCCTTCCTGTTCCCCAGGACCAAGCAAATCTGTAAGTATCATTGTGTGAGATAGAAAGATACACAATCCCCAGCCCCTGTTCCAGTGGACAAATTAGAAGAGGGTTTTCATCTGGGCAGATGCAGCAGTATACATAGCTTGGCAAAAGATGGGCTGGTTTTCAGTCTCCACTCTGCCCACTTTGTGGGGCACTTAGTGCAGGGTGGTTTTTATACTGTTGGATCACTATATACTATCACATATCAACTGTGAACTGTATAGTGCCATCACTTACCTCTTACCTGagctattttttctttggtttccttgccttttaGATTTCTCtctccgctttttttttttttttttaagatttatttatttttagagtgagaACATGCAGGAGAGTGGTGGGACCGGCaaaaggagagaatttcaagcagactccctgctgagtatggagcctgacactgggcttgatttcatgaccctgaagtcatgaccagagctgaaatcaagagtcagatgcccaacccactgagccaccagggtgccccagatttctctcatctttaaaaaaaaattatcagatcATACTTCTTGAGAATATTGATTTACTTTGAATCCAGAAAAATGCATGACTAAATACTTCCAAATATGATCATGTTATTTTGTTAATCTTAGTCACCTTTAGGTGACTCCTGGGCCCAGAAAATTTGTATTAAAGGTACTACAACGTCAGTATATATACAGATTTATCTTGGCATCTTTTTCACATGAGAattggaggttttgttttgttttatttttctcttcttcacccGCTAACCCAGCAGTAGACAGGAGTAACACTTAAGGTTTCTTATATAAAACCCAGTATCCAAGGAAGTGATGTACTTCATAATAAGTAATTGATGCcaagaaatttgtatttataaattagtCTCACAATAGCCACCTAAACTGACACATACTTTTTTCCGTTTCAAAAGCAGGCACTGTTTTCCATCTAGCcctgaaattgaaaacagagatgTCATTGTTTTTAAGCTCATGATCCAGCTGACCAGTGCTGTACATTTTTCAGACTTGCCGAGATAGGAAAAGAACTTAGTATCCTGACTTAATGTCTTAGGTACAGTAAaccataataacattttttaaaaaggtagctGCAGTGTTAACTACTGAGTTTTAGAAACCATTTAAACAGCACTTAGAAAACATGCATAACATGTTTGTGTTGCGTATATTTGAATATACCTGTACAGTGAAGGTAAAGATAGTCCAACAAAGGACAAGTTATCTTCAAATAATTAccagcagatttttaaaagttttctcttttgaataaCCCATAGTGTAAGTTTCTTACTTCTGTATAGTGTTTAGGCTTCCAAGTGAAAAGGATTTGGTTAATGATCTGAgttaagaatttttcattttgaacatTGCTTGTTCTATTTATTAGATTTCTGTTCCATAGCTGTGTCTATAGGAGTTTGATCGGAAAAGTAAACCAGCTGAAATAGATGGGGAGAATTTAATACAAAGAATTGTTAACTTGGCATAAAGTTGTTAACCAGATGGTTAAGAAGGCAACTAAGATATCAGAGCTAACACTTGTAAAAACAGCCACCACCCCTGGGATTGGTGGCACACAGGCAAGAGATGGCAGTTATTAATGTTTTAGTGTGGAGAGTGGACTCTGTGTGGAGCTGAATTCTGGGGAAGGCAGCATAGGTAATCAGGGCTGGTATGTCTCAGCTGGAAGGAGAGACTCAGATTACTGGGAATAGAGCAGCCCAGTGTTGGTTCCTCTTGCCAAGAGGGTGGGCAGAAAGTGAGGCTAGTTCTGCTAAGGCTGACAAACTGCGAACTGGATTCTGTGAACTGCTTCAGGAAGGAACTGCAGATGCTGGGATGAAGTGAGTCTGCTGATGCTCATAGGAACAGCAAACAAGAAAGTCCAGTGATACACATAGGAAGAAgcaaatctcttctccctcccccagaccTTTCTATTGGCAAAGGCTAGACGTGGTTCACAAGCTCCAACTCTAGCATCACAAGGCATAAGGTGAACTTGGAAACTGATGGACAAGAATTtacatatatctttaaaatttcaaagttgggagaaaaaaaaccctagtAACCTAGCTTATGGTTTTAGGTACAATATACCAAGTCCTTGAAAGGGTATAAAGTTTAATCATGTCATTGAAAAGACGTTCTCTCATAACGTGCTGAGTAAGAGTTTAAAATTTGGCTGTAGTGttaaattttctaaatctttGGTCCACATTTGTGAATATTAATCTTATACTTTTTGAGTGTTTAAAAATCAGAGGTAATCACAACAAAGCACAAACTATGATGGTTTTGTTAGATACAAACGAGTCTTCTGAGTCCTATCTGAGCTGACGTCTAAATATGCCACTTACTGCTAAGAGTCCCACAATGGCTTCCTGGTGCCTCTCAAACTAAGTATAATTTCAGCCTGATGTTTTAAGTCCTCCTAATAGTGACCACAACCTCCTTTTCTAGTCTTATCTCACATTGCCTTTATCTGTTTTACCTAAACTCCAGCCATGCTGGACTATTCTGTCTTCTAAGACACTGAACGTAACTGCAAAAGGCTCAGGTTAATTCTTGCCTCCAGCAGACCTTTTGGGTGGTTCTCTTTCCCCATATACCATGTATCTGTCAAAATCATACCCCTCCTTTAGATCCCTCTGCAGTTTTCAACCTCAGTAAAGTAAATCCTGATCTGAACAGCTAAATGAGTTCTCTTCTTGCCAAACGTTTCATTTACCTTAAGGGTCTTAAAATACCTTTATTCTTTTTACACAGAGACACCCTTCACCATTATTAATACCTGGATAGAAttctacttgttctctctctatatttttcccctgaaagttttatttatt from the Mustela nigripes isolate SB6536 chromosome 12, MUSNIG.SB6536, whole genome shotgun sequence genome contains:
- the LOC132027962 gene encoding small ubiquitin-related modifier 2-like; the protein is MADKKPKEGVKTENNDHINLKVAGWDGSVVQLKIKRHTSLSKLMKAYCERQGLSMRQIKFQFDGQPINETDTPTQAEMENEDTIDVFQQQTGVIY